One genomic window of Caldivirga maquilingensis IC-167 includes the following:
- a CDS encoding AAA family ATPase, which produces MSSRLIIDSVELEGFRVFKSRVVFNFIDGLNVIHGPIGSGKSSIIQAIEFALYGNQLEARERVARLSDLINEDSNEATVALRLSGNLILRRLMRKGNSTYQALTLNGNQSTDDQLVTLLGVDDDDFERFILISHKTLEDLVYGSVRRRTLAIDRLFGLEFLEILGSVLPVKQVNEAIDIRKQRLASIREAEDLLRKYGSIKAALDKRSSLAAEIESIREQVKAISSAYVELANRRSRYVEAIKRVEEQYTRYLYVRERLRQLEEELRSIKDEDYGEVLIKGSLEVIRRMLIPRLESAMLQELSERLEKANTIDELLELSYSGINALEGKVKELEEELEAMRRSREDLSRLIDRTRGELNSIMERINAIEEAAKQYAEYVRKYGDLSKVKADLESARSEYNEIETVVKVKASALEVLNYLIRELEIHGEATCPVHGFKVTRDRLNELKERASNLQRELSELRIIDVKNRVNELERVVMEMEGLYTQYVQYQELLSKVNDYKTQLNQYIDKLQRLERAIADLEKRIKDFRGIIELTHRRLEETEKRYLILRKIKERDSLRLEESNLLSELKGSGINLDEIVGIDEALRDMEKRMDELRRRLEEATSEYMQLDTVLSRISHENIDVEKTLSEIKELEEINGKFQRILNKLNEVQNKVRGDVVNIIQSKVVDLFKQLYPYSDLEGITVKLQHRRGKGSDYVLYALRGGRDVPVSRLSDGQRLTLAQSFVLAVYRLMQHNLGFILMDEPIPYVDANAKRTFSETIVRAISEGMINQVILATQDDALLEALIKSSEGGKVRSNVIRLQHPR; this is translated from the coding sequence ATGAGTAGTCGCTTAATAATAGATTCAGTGGAGTTGGAGGGATTTAGGGTATTTAAGAGTAGGGTTGTCTTTAACTTCATTGATGGCTTAAACGTGATTCATGGACCAATAGGTTCAGGTAAATCAAGTATAATTCAAGCCATTGAATTCGCCCTTTACGGTAATCAATTGGAGGCTAGGGAGAGGGTTGCTAGGTTAAGTGACTTGATTAATGAGGATTCTAATGAGGCCACGGTAGCCTTAAGACTAAGCGGTAACCTAATATTGAGGAGGTTAATGCGTAAGGGTAATTCAACATACCAGGCCTTAACGCTAAACGGTAACCAATCAACTGACGACCAGTTAGTTACGCTACTGGGGGTTGATGATGATGACTTTGAGAGATTCATCCTAATTAGCCACAAGACCCTTGAGGACTTAGTTTATGGTTCAGTTAGGAGGAGGACATTAGCCATAGATAGGCTCTTTGGATTGGAGTTCCTTGAGATCCTAGGTAGTGTACTACCGGTTAAGCAGGTTAATGAGGCTATAGATATTAGGAAGCAGAGGTTAGCCAGTATAAGGGAGGCTGAGGATCTTCTACGTAAGTATGGTTCAATTAAGGCAGCCTTAGATAAGAGGAGTAGCCTAGCCGCTGAGATAGAGAGTATTAGGGAGCAGGTTAAGGCTATTTCATCAGCCTACGTTGAGTTAGCTAATAGGAGGTCAAGGTACGTTGAGGCAATTAAGAGGGTTGAGGAACAGTACACAAGGTACCTTTACGTTAGGGAACGGTTAAGGCAGCTTGAGGAGGAGTTGAGGAGTATTAAGGATGAGGATTACGGTGAGGTCTTAATTAAGGGTAGTCTAGAGGTCATTAGACGCATGTTGATTCCAAGACTTGAATCAGCCATGCTTCAGGAATTAAGTGAAAGACTTGAGAAGGCTAATACCATTGATGAACTACTTGAATTAAGCTACAGTGGTATCAATGCCCTGGAGGGTAAGGTGAAGGAGCTTGAGGAGGAGTTAGAGGCCATGAGGAGGAGTAGGGAGGATTTAAGCAGGTTAATAGATAGGACTAGGGGGGAGTTGAATTCTATAATGGAGAGGATTAACGCCATTGAGGAGGCTGCTAAGCAGTATGCAGAGTACGTTAGGAAGTACGGGGATTTAAGTAAGGTTAAGGCTGATTTAGAGTCCGCTAGGAGTGAGTATAATGAAATTGAGACTGTGGTTAAGGTTAAGGCATCCGCATTGGAGGTGCTTAACTACTTGATAAGGGAGCTTGAAATACACGGTGAGGCAACATGCCCAGTCCATGGTTTTAAAGTAACGAGGGATAGGCTTAATGAACTTAAGGAGAGGGCCAGTAATCTGCAGAGGGAGTTAAGTGAGTTAAGGATTATTGATGTTAAGAATAGGGTTAATGAACTTGAGAGGGTTGTTATGGAGATGGAGGGTTTATATACGCAGTATGTTCAATACCAGGAATTACTAAGTAAGGTTAATGATTATAAGACTCAATTAAACCAATACATCGATAAGCTTCAAAGACTGGAGAGGGCTATTGCTGATCTTGAGAAGAGGATTAAGGACTTCAGGGGCATTATTGAGTTAACCCACAGGAGACTTGAGGAGACTGAGAAGAGGTACTTAATCCTCAGGAAGATTAAGGAGAGGGATTCATTAAGGCTTGAGGAGAGTAACCTACTCAGTGAGCTTAAGGGAAGCGGCATAAACCTAGATGAGATCGTGGGTATTGATGAAGCCTTGAGGGATATGGAGAAGCGCATGGATGAACTCAGGAGGAGGCTTGAGGAAGCTACATCAGAATACATGCAATTAGACACTGTGCTATCTAGGATAAGTCACGAAAACATTGATGTCGAGAAAACCCTCAGCGAAATAAAGGAACTTGAGGAGATTAATGGTAAATTCCAGCGCATACTTAATAAGCTTAATGAAGTTCAGAATAAGGTTAGGGGTGACGTGGTTAATATAATTCAATCCAAGGTGGTTGACTTATTCAAGCAATTATACCCATACAGTGACTTGGAGGGGATAACCGTTAAGCTTCAGCATAGGAGGGGTAAGGGAAGTGACTACGTGCTTTATGCACTTAGGGGAGGTAGGGATGTTCCAGTATCTAGGCTTAGTGATGGGCAAAGATTAACCCTAGCTCAATCATTCGTACTAGCGGTATATAGGCTAATGCAGCATAACTTAGGCTTCATACTAATGGATGAACCAATCCCTTACGTTGACGCTAATGCTAAGAGAACATTCTCTGAAACCATTGTAAGGGCGATAAGCGAGGGTATGATTAATCAAGTCATATTGGCAACTCAGGATGATGCATTATTAGAGGCTTTAATTAAAAGCTCTGAGGGGGGTAAAGTGAGGAGTAATGTAATTAGGCTTCAACACCCCAGGTGA
- a CDS encoding DEAD/DEAH box helicase yields the protein MSIDVLSMLHPMVKELVVKRGFRELTEPQLKAIPVILSGKNTLLIAPTGSGKTEAALLPVLSMYLNMPQDKPRGIYILYITPLRALNRDLLRRIEWWASGVGLTVAVRHGDTDKNERARQSRNPPQLLITTPETLQILFIGSRLREHISKVKWVIVDEVHELVEDKRGSQLSIGLQKLKALAGRFQVIGLSASVGSPSEVAKFLVGNDEECEVINLSFTRNYQFDVINPAVSLSNADINELKARYMIVNNINADELFHNDALARLLYVMNLIDDGGKSSIVFVNTRSMAELLTSRILMINPTYPVSIHHSSLSRVNRLNTEEMLRGGRLKAVVATSSLELGIDIGHVDQVIQYVSPHQVTRLVQRVGRSGHRLDKVPKGIIITEDINDTLEAIAIVNRARAGWLEPTKSPEKPYDVLFNQIVSLILMKPRWTVDEILNIVKGAYPYRNLTRDELIAVLRFMSEGLRPRLVYFIEEEGVVLKPRSPRSRIELREYFFNNLSMIPEEKQYLVTRVDTGEVVGVLDEAFMAEYGEPGIKFVFRGNVWILRSIKDDVIYVEPAKDPVGAIPSWIGEEIPVPFEIAQDVGRLKRIITDELRNGASEDALISRLTKELGVSRRTVKYIVSTIKEQLKYGFVPTDDSIIIEKVGELVVVHASFGTLVNRTLSRLLASYMTHALDLPVRVQQDPYAIILQLPSKVGPGIIIESLRALANLSMSEFIQYIKRIALETGLFKRKVVHVARRFNVIKSDKSVSDISLTNLIQALEGTPVYVEALREFITSDLDVDGAVRVLKSILDGTIKVSVIEGSEFSPMAREILSKASSRLEVIAPERLDKLIIESVKARLLNEPLTLACLECGNVYIGSVKDLIKDLKCPKCGSVKLTASKMEPDKVAAIIRRGSGDDYDRLVKASELLTKYGWRGLMAIASRISLRRAEEFLSSDGSEDFNEFIIKLYNAEKEEVKQRFFT from the coding sequence ATGTCTATTGATGTATTAAGCATGCTGCATCCCATGGTTAAGGAATTAGTGGTTAAGAGGGGCTTCAGGGAATTAACCGAGCCTCAGCTTAAGGCAATCCCAGTCATATTAAGCGGTAAAAACACCCTACTAATAGCCCCCACTGGTAGCGGTAAGACTGAGGCTGCCCTACTACCTGTCTTATCAATGTACCTAAATATGCCTCAGGATAAACCGAGGGGAATCTACATACTATACATAACCCCCCTCAGGGCCCTTAATAGGGATTTACTAAGGAGGATTGAGTGGTGGGCTAGTGGGGTTGGGTTAACTGTGGCTGTTAGGCATGGGGACACTGATAAGAATGAGAGGGCTAGGCAGAGTAGGAACCCTCCTCAATTACTCATAACCACCCCGGAGACCCTTCAAATACTCTTCATTGGTAGTAGGCTTAGGGAGCACATATCTAAGGTTAAATGGGTTATAGTGGATGAGGTTCATGAGTTAGTTGAGGATAAGAGGGGGAGTCAATTATCAATCGGCCTACAGAAGCTTAAGGCCTTGGCGGGTAGATTCCAGGTAATTGGATTATCGGCATCAGTGGGTTCACCCAGTGAAGTGGCTAAATTCCTTGTGGGTAATGATGAGGAGTGTGAAGTCATTAACCTATCCTTCACTAGGAATTACCAATTCGATGTAATTAACCCAGCAGTATCATTAAGTAACGCGGACATTAATGAACTTAAGGCTAGGTACATGATTGTGAATAACATTAATGCTGATGAATTATTCCATAACGATGCCTTAGCCAGGTTGCTGTACGTCATGAATCTAATTGATGATGGTGGTAAGTCATCAATAGTTTTCGTTAACACCAGGTCAATGGCTGAGTTACTCACCTCAAGAATACTCATGATTAACCCAACCTACCCAGTATCAATACACCACAGTTCATTATCCAGGGTTAATAGGCTTAACACAGAGGAGATGCTTAGGGGTGGTAGGCTTAAGGCTGTTGTAGCCACATCAAGCCTAGAGCTAGGTATTGATATTGGGCACGTTGACCAGGTTATTCAATACGTTTCACCGCATCAAGTCACCAGGCTTGTTCAGAGGGTTGGGAGGAGTGGGCATAGGCTTGATAAGGTACCTAAGGGCATTATAATAACTGAGGATATTAACGATACCTTGGAGGCAATAGCCATAGTGAATAGGGCTAGGGCCGGCTGGCTTGAACCAACCAAGTCCCCTGAGAAGCCTTACGACGTCCTCTTTAATCAAATAGTATCCCTGATACTCATGAAACCCAGGTGGACTGTTGATGAGATACTCAACATAGTTAAGGGCGCCTACCCCTACAGGAACTTAACTAGGGATGAGTTGATTGCAGTTCTCAGATTCATGAGTGAGGGCCTTAGGCCTAGGTTAGTCTACTTCATTGAGGAGGAGGGTGTTGTGTTAAAGCCGAGGAGCCCTAGGTCCAGGATTGAGCTTAGGGAATACTTCTTCAACAACTTATCAATGATACCTGAGGAGAAGCAGTACCTGGTTACTAGAGTTGATACAGGTGAGGTGGTTGGTGTGCTTGATGAGGCATTCATGGCTGAGTATGGGGAACCAGGAATAAAATTCGTATTCAGGGGTAACGTATGGATACTTAGGTCAATTAAGGATGATGTAATTTACGTTGAACCAGCAAAGGACCCAGTGGGTGCTATACCATCATGGATTGGGGAAGAGATACCCGTCCCCTTTGAGATTGCGCAAGACGTCGGTAGATTGAAGAGAATAATAACAGACGAGTTAAGGAACGGCGCCAGTGAGGATGCGTTAATTAGTAGGTTGACCAAGGAGTTGGGTGTATCTAGGCGCACGGTTAAGTACATTGTGTCAACTATTAAGGAGCAGTTGAAGTACGGCTTCGTGCCAACTGATGACTCAATAATCATTGAGAAGGTTGGTGAATTAGTCGTCGTACACGCCAGCTTCGGTACATTAGTGAATAGGACATTATCAAGATTATTAGCCAGCTACATGACGCATGCCCTTGACTTACCGGTTAGGGTTCAACAGGACCCATACGCAATAATACTTCAACTACCTAGTAAGGTTGGGCCAGGCATCATAATTGAGTCCCTGAGGGCGTTGGCGAACTTAAGCATGAGTGAGTTCATCCAGTATATTAAGAGGATTGCCCTTGAGACTGGTTTATTTAAGAGGAAGGTGGTTCACGTAGCTAGGAGGTTCAACGTAATTAAGAGTGATAAGTCTGTCTCAGACATTAGCTTAACCAACCTGATACAAGCCCTTGAGGGTACACCGGTTTACGTTGAGGCGCTTAGGGAGTTCATAACAAGTGATCTTGATGTTGATGGAGCCGTAAGGGTGCTTAAGTCCATACTGGATGGAACCATTAAGGTGAGTGTAATTGAGGGGAGTGAATTCAGTCCAATGGCTAGGGAAATCCTAAGTAAGGCTAGCAGTAGGCTTGAGGTAATTGCCCCGGAGAGGTTGGATAAGTTAATAATTGAGAGTGTGAAGGCTAGGTTGCTTAATGAACCATTAACCCTGGCATGCCTTGAATGCGGTAACGTCTACATTGGGAGTGTTAAGGATTTGATTAAGGACTTGAAGTGCCCTAAGTGTGGTTCAGTTAAGTTAACTGCATCAAAGATGGAGCCTGATAAGGTTGCTGCAATAATTAGGAGGGGTAGTGGTGATGATTATGATAGATTAGTGAAGGCCAGTGAATTATTGACTAAGTATGGTTGGAGGGGGTTAATGGCTATAGCGAGTAGGATTAGTCTACGCAGGGCTGAGGAATTCCTATCATCAGATGGGTCGGAGGACTTCAATGAATTCATAATTAAATTATACAACGCCGAGAAGGAGGAGGTTAAGCAGAGGTTCTTCACTTAA
- a CDS encoding Trm112 family protein has product MKYRLMDILACPYDKTFPLTLVVFEEKTYPERTYSGRVPFCELYCSFRKMNIKDMSNPSQEAPCGECIKHEVVNGILYCPTCGRWYPIKDEIPILLPDELRNKKEDDEFLDKFKDKIRELAPEIASKILKQAT; this is encoded by the coding sequence ATGAAATATAGGTTAATGGATATTTTAGCATGCCCATATGATAAAACATTCCCACTAACCCTAGTGGTATTTGAGGAGAAGACTTACCCTGAAAGAACATACAGCGGTAGAGTACCCTTCTGCGAACTATACTGCTCCTTCAGGAAAATGAACATTAAGGACATGAGTAACCCAAGCCAGGAAGCACCCTGCGGTGAGTGCATTAAGCATGAGGTGGTTAACGGCATACTATACTGCCCAACCTGCGGTAGATGGTACCCCATAAAGGATGAGATACCGATACTACTCCCCGATGAGTTAAGGAATAAGAAGGAGGATGATGAATTCCTGGATAAGTTCAAGGATAAGATAAGGGAATTAGCCCCTGAGATAGCATCCAAGATACTTAAACAAGCCACGTAA